The segment AAAATTTCCTTAATTTTATTTTTTGCTCTCATATATTGCGATTTCGAGTTAGAAACACTTATATTCAGTATTTCAGAAATCTCCACATGATCGTATCCCTCAATTAGATACAATGAAAAAATCATGCGACTACCGCTTGGCAAAAATTGCATGGCATTCTTTACATTACTTACTGTTAGTTTTCGCTCATATCTTGAATCATCTTCATCTTTCTGATTTTCAAAAACTTGCATATCATCAAAAAATTCAAATACCGTCTTTTTTCGTTTTATCTCATTAATACATCTATTTATTACTATCCTTTTAGCCCATGTGCCAAAAGTTGATTCAGACCTAAAAGTTCCCAGTTTGCGAAAAATATCAACAAAAGCCTCTTGCAGCATATCTTCCGCATCTTCGCGAGCACCCATAATTCGGCAACATGTATTGAACATGGCGCGGGAAAACAAACTATACAATTCGAACTGTGCCTTACTATCCCCTTTTCTACTTCTCTCAATGAGTTTTATATGTAATTCAGCCTGCACTATTTTATAAAATTTACTCTATCCATAACTATTGACAAAATCATTTTTGATGGGTTGCAATTTATTACTATTTATTTTTTCAGAAAAAACAAATGTGATAAATACTAATAAATACTATTAATTCTGAAGGAATATTTAGATTTTAGGAGATTTAGGAGAAACGATTATTGCTTTGTTTTTCACAAAAATACTATACTTTTGCTTGATGTTGATACTGTAGAAGTGAATTTAGTTTTATGAAAAAGATTTTGGCAATTGATGATAATACAGACAATCTGGAGCTTATTAAGACCATTCTTAAAAGAGATATTCCAAACTGCAATGTGTTTACAAGCAAATTGGGTGAAGAAGGAATAGTGATTGCCAAAAAGGAAATACCTGATACAATTTTGCTTGATATTCATATGCCTGAAATGGATGGTTTTGTTGTTTGTGAAATTCTCA is part of the Bacteroidota bacterium genome and harbors:
- a CDS encoding sigma-70 family RNA polymerase sigma factor gives rise to the protein MFNTCCRIMGAREDAEDMLQEAFVDIFRKLGTFRSESTFGTWAKRIVINRCINEIKRKKTVFEFFDDMQVFENQKDEDDSRYERKLTVSNVKNAMQFLPSGSRMIFSLYLIEGYDHVEISEILNISVSNSKSQYMRAKNKIKEILKNV